The Arachis ipaensis cultivar K30076 chromosome B07, Araip1.1, whole genome shotgun sequence genomic interval TATAATTCATAGATTGTTATTCTTATTGTGTCTAATTAAGATACTATATAGTAGTATGAACTAATTATATGTCTATTTTTGTATTAGTTATTTATAGAATTCGGCTTAATTGTtcttaaaatgttagtaaaaatatgtatttttcaaaatttaattttaggtttttgactatttttattttttatttgcataGTACCGAgtcaaccggttcaaccagtgacccaccAGTTGAACCAGTAACCTAGTGATCCAGTGACTTGATCGGTTTgattaccggttcggttctgacaactatgcttGGAATTGTTTAAAGTCTAACCAATAGAGGACCGTTAacttcaaaataaaaaagaaaattgaaccaTATTGATCTTCGACTTCTATAAATTAAAAGTCCTTTTTGTAGTTTTTTAGTAAAATTTTAAATCGTactttaaaagtaaaataaataatctatttttattatataaaagttGATACTAATTTCTTTTACATTGATGAGTGGAACTTAATCATGAATATAGACATTAATCTTAAAGAGCAATGCTACATAATAAACAAAATTTATCATTTTAAACTAATATTTGACCAATTATAAGttttaaatactaaattttaaatcataaaccTATAAAACAAATTCTTGTATGATATTATTTTATTAGTAAAAGAGATTTAACAAACTCTTTCTATATTACTTTATTTGATCTTCCTTTAATACTCCTTCTATTCAAGACGGGAACAGATGTGTGGTATATTGGTATCACGCAGTCTATATAGTAATCTGATAGTAATTAACTATTATAATCAAACAAGAGGCTAGCTTTGCCTTTGTTTATTATTATCTAATCATATACTAGGGCAAAGCATAACTCATGCAACCATCTCACCCATTTGTCCTCCTAAATGCATTACTCGATATTCGTACATGCTCATGCCTTGTCCAAAAATTTTCTGCACAAACATATTTTGATGCCAATATGAGTCCATACAACTTCGCATATCCCATAATTTTTCCTATATAACATATGTTTCACGATTTACTATTGTACAAAGAAGAAAAACCATCTAGAAAAAACACTTCAATAGAATTCATAAACTTGGAGTCATTTGACATCACCGGCTCTGTTTCACAAGTTTACGGCAGGTAACAACATTACAATCCCATCTTCAATGTTTACTTTAATAAAAGGTTTAATTTGTTGAGTCCATGTATGCTGACTTCCTTAACTATATTATTAACCCTATGCTTGTAGCGATGCTTTTGCCAAGGCTGAGAGCAACCATAACCATGTTGTTCTAGGAAAAATGGTCGACATTGGACATGCTGACGAAACCAATGGAACAGAGTCTCTACATGGAGAGTCCATAAAAAGGACACATGCAAACTTCATTGCTAATGGAGTTTCGATTGAGACCCCGCATGATGCACAATAAttgaacaaataataataataataataataataataataataataataataataataaggggtAGGCTGTTCAGGACCTTTGGAATTCACAACCTCTCTCCTATAGCTCTAGACACTAAAGAGAATTTAGTGCAAGCTCAAGTGTACACCAATGTCATAAGGGGTAGGCTATTCaagattttttttactaaaaaaccaaaaaatgaGAAGGAAAAAAGTCTACCTACAATTAATGGTGTGGGGAATCAGGGGCCAACTAGGAAAACCCCTCCGTTGAAAAGGCGTTGTGTAGGCCAAGGCTCTTGTCGGACCAAAGCTACCACAAAGGTACCTCATttaatttgtcatttaaattaggTATATTGAAATGTCATTTACAATAATGAATGTTATAATCTTTGCTGTAATagtataatatttttaatgtgatcatatatttaatttttttctatattaATTATGCTAAACTCAATTGCAGCCGATAATATAGTTGCATTACTTTGTCTCCATAACTTGTATTAAATACATTTTTTGTGTAGAGCAGGAGAAACAAGTTCAAGATAACACCTGCAATGGAATTTAGTGATGTGCAGGTAAGGATATTTGCTTACATCTTCAATAGCATAATGTATCAAGAATAAAAATCTGAACTTTAgtcaaatttataaaatttaaaaagctGACCCTCCAATTTCATGTGAACGAAAATTGACTCTCGATTTCATGTGAATGAAAACTGACACTCCAATTTCTTTGAATGTGACTTCCACAGCTGAGTAAAACACACAAATTTTTAATAACAAAGCAAAACACAATCATCtttctaatattaaaattaaaagaaaaaaggacaaataggtcctgaCTTTTTGTCATGCAAAAATTTTAATCCCTAAGGATTGAAAAATACATTTACATCCTTGACTTTCCCAAAATCAAGACATTTGGATCCCTCCGTCCAACTGAGATTGTGAAACGTAATGAAGATATCTGACGTGGATGATGTATGCTGATGTGACCGTAACGGTGTCCCACGTGGATGTGGCAGAAAGGtttagggacaaaaatgtccccCAACCCTAAATTTTGAATCTTTTATACGATTTTTTTAATTAGTAATATTAAAATGTACTTTTAAAATACATGTTAGTTAAACgctaaaaagtaaaataaaatagaaacttACATATCATATGTATATTTTCATATGGGAAGTTAGCAATAAGCgcacaaaagaaaatggaaaaagaataaaaaggtgTTTGACCTTTTAAAATCGTGACAAATACATTCTTTacaaaaatcaaaaacaaaagtgTTTCTGACATTTGCAAACGGGAGATAAATGCGTCCCTTCATCTATTTGTCTTTCCAAATACAAAAGAAAGTCGCTGATGTAACACTTATGTGGCTGTAATGGTCTTATGTGTCCGTTATGTATAATTGATGTCAACTTTTCAAAAGGTAAAAGGAAAACTAGGTCCTTTTCTCAGAAAATGATGTCGTTTTGGGAGCTTCTACATTTTCTATAAATCCACTTTATAGTGGAGTATATTATAGAAAGTCCTAATTTCTCTGATCAGAATCACATaccttttccctccaaaatctaAAGTGTCAGCGAAGAATCACCCATTGAAGAGTTGCAAGGAGTTGCGAAGCTTGGTGGTCTTAGTCGAAGGTAGCTTGGTGGTGTTGCGGTTTCAATAAGCCAAGAAGGTAAGCACCTCTTCGTGTGAATGTGACTGCTGCATTTTTAtgctttattaatttttttggcatGTGAATATATGGTTAAAACTGAGAATAATGCACTGTTAGTGATGTGTAtaaaacaaacttaaaatttaattctttgtttgatcttgttATAGTAGTGTTGTTTATTAAAAATGGAAATACACTTTTTATTTATTGCAAATGGCTGAAACGTTCGTGGTGTCTATGTTTCACCTTGGAGGTAATTTCGTTAGGAATTCTAGTGGAGAGTTAGTTTATGTTAATGGTTAAGTTGAGAAGTTTCCTAAATTGGACATAGTTAAGTTGAGAAGTTTCCTAAATTAGGCTTGTACAAGGAATATAACGTTGTGTATTGGTATGATAGCACTGCTAGTGACATTGAGTCTAGTCTGCACCTGATAACAGGGAATATGGAAATCCACGAGTTGTGTGAGAATAAGGTGAGAAACCAAGATAATAACGACTTCTATATTTATTTTGATCACCCCATAGATGAACCTAAATATGCAGAAGGTGAATGAGGGTAGAATATGAAAACCATAGACTTTGAAGGGCAAAagatttagagtttagggtttagaataCTAATGTCATCTTTCTTGTCTCTAAGTTGCACACAACGAACAGCAAAGAGCAGCAGGACTCGTTGCGTGCTCGAGGAAGCTTATTTGTTGGTCATGGAACACAATCCTAAACCCAAACAAACTATATTACCAACGATAATACTAGCATTGCAATGTAGTTTCCCTTTGTTTTAAAAAGTTAGAGTAGCTCCCAAAACGATGTTATTTTCTAAGTCATGGACCTAATTGTCCTCCTATCTTTTGGGTAGATGACATTAATTCTTCATAACGGACACGTAGGACCGTTACAAGCACATAAGTGCCATATCAGTGACTTCCATTTGCACTTAAAGAGGTAAATAGATGAAGGGATGTATTTGTCTCCCATTTTCCAAACTCAAGGacgattttatatttaattttttgtaaGGAATGTATTTGTCACCGTTTTAAAAGGTCAAGAACCtatttattcttttaaaaaaaaaaccgtCTCTCTTGATTTTATTTTCTAGTATATATTGCTTAAAGTTTTATatcgaatttattatttttggataagaaaaattcaaaagtaatACTATTTAAATAGTTAATCAAATATGGTACTTTTTTAGATCaatattaaaaaatactaaactaataataaatattatgaaTTTGGTACATAATTGTCTTcgaaaatataatagtaaaatattttttaaaaaaataacttttatGTATTTAATATCTATCGTTAAATTTGTTCAAAAAAAATTCAAGAGAACATTTGTACTTATGTATTCTTAATTAGTAATATTATTGTTAATCAATTAAAAGAGAGAatgaaaattaataaatttaattacagAAACTTGTTaagatattaaataaaaaaacttaTACTACACTTGTGAATTATGTATTAAAATTATTATACCacttctaaaaaattttattattcatctatacAGGTTtgattatttgaaaataaatgcATATTTCGATTACTAACTATTTATTTAAAGAATAAAGCATTCACCAATCGTTCTAAGATATCGTATTGGTCCATACCCATCAAAGGTATTGGACAAATTTATCCTATAATGGAATACAAAATAGTATCCAACTAATATGTCTGATATAAATGTCACTTAAAATAGTTTGCAAAATAAAGAGTAATAGAACCCTCTGAAAAATCAAAATGCGATCATTTTGTTTTTTAACATTAGACCAACCCCTCTTTTCTTTGTGTTTCCATATATTCCTCTCTCCCATCTCTCAATTAAATTTATCCTAACAATACATCACTCTCTAATGGAAATATGTGTTGATTATGTAAAAAGGAAATGTCTCGAAAAAACTTTCATTTTTTTCCGTTAACTACCAATTAGAGTTTAGAAAAAGGGCCAATTGTATTGGAGATTAGTAATTTTCAATTtggcttttaatttaattaattaaaaataatatatcagTAATTATCTTTATTAGAGGTTGTCAGATTATTAAAATTCAGTTGCTACCTCTACATTATATTCATTAAAGATGAGCTCCAATGGTTATAGGCACGCATAtcacaatttaaaattattttgaaatttttttgttaataacaTTTTTCAAATATCATTTTCTCACCACCTAAATTTTTTGGGTATCAAATTGGtaattatctctttttttttttatctccaTAAAACTAGTCTTTCTTCTCCCTCAACAATTGCAACTTTAAATCATACGAGCATTTTAAggtgatatttttaaaatatactcTTAATTATTAAAGAGAGTTTTTTTAGATTGTCAAAAAAGTATtgttgtaaaaaaaatattttgctaTTTAATTCAAACTTAAGTAATTAAGGTAGATATTTCATTGGATAAGTTTAATTGCTCTATTATTTGAGAAGATTAACTAGCCTTGATTTTGCAAAATATATAAAGTGTGATTAATATTTAAGTTGATAAGGAATaaactatttttgtttttattagcaATCCTTATAACATAAAGAAAACCTAAAATTGAAGGCCCATGCAAACCCCGTCCCCTCCCCCCCCCTCCAAAAAAAATCATTGCTTTAAATCCTTAGGCTACTTTTATTTATAGGTATGGATACTAAAACACAAAATTATATTTGACAGATAAGACATGAACAGAGATATTGTGTCTAGAAatattgaattagtgtattttgtccTTCCTATCGACAAGAAGGATACATGGATACTAACaaaagacacaacttatttttcattttttatttcattattcatattactttttcataattatatttttataattatattttctttccaaattatgaaaaaaataagattAAATTAGACTTTTATAAATTGTGCTAGTATATAACCAAACAAAATACAACACTAATTTGTGTGTCCCTGTTCCTAGTATCTTATCTTATTATATTCTCATAATTAAACATGGCCTGTTCTCATAATCAAACGCAGCCTTATAGATCACATAGGACAATACATTAAATTATGAGTCAATAACGAATGTAAGTAGAGTTTACAATGGAGATTATTATAGTGGTTATGACAGTTATATGATATTGACAACACTTAAATCTATTATAATAGAATAATCAAACTTGCAACAGATCAATAATCAAATTTGTTtacaataatataataaaaattataagggTCCATGATATATATGTTGGAATTCTAGGATTCTTAATCCCAAGATCATCTATGTTAAATCTTTAAGAAAGATATCTGACAGTGGAAGCGTACCTACATTCACGATCACCATCTTGATTTGTTGTTCTTAATCTTAATGTGTGAATATTTGATCTTCCTCAACTAAAGTCTACTAGATCCTTATTTTAGGCTAAATAACAACTCTCTGATGGAGCAATGGCTGCAAAGTGATTTTGGTATGTAGGAACCAAAATCTTAGAGTTCTATTTATAGTTAGATATTGGTTTCCATTAAACCCTAAGGGCCCAAGTAAAATAGAATATTTGATTTTGCTCTCGTTTAAacccaaatcaaaagtaataatgatttATTCTATTTAACATTTATAACAAAAAAGATATTAACTATATATAATTCATATAATATGAAATAGCTAATGTGATTATAACTGATtatatgtattgcccataaataaattaaacattATAATTTTCTAACAATATAGTGACTCATTTTGTGTACACATAAAATGATCAATAAACAATCATTGTTAATCAACAAATAACAATACATCGAATGAAAAAGAGTTATCAATAGTAATTACTAAAAACAAAATCATGTATTTGTTTTCTCAACCAGACTTATGTCATTTTTGTCTTTTCCGTAGGCTTTTTCCTTCCAAATGTTTGAAACTTCTTCAAAGGTCAATCCTTTTGTCTCTGGCATGTAGATGATCACAAAAACAATTGCAACCATAGTGACTCCCAAGAGAATCATGAAACTCCCACCAAGCCCTATGGCATCAACTACTGAAAGAAAACTAATAGACATTATAACACTACAAATCCAATTCACAGTTGCAGACATGCCACCACATATTCCTCTATACTCTTCAGGATAAATCTCCGAGTTCACTGCCCATGGCACAGGACCCATACCAGGAGCAAAGAATATGATATACAAAGCTAAACCAACAATCGCAAGCCACGCATATACTTGACTGGCATTGCCATGTCCTATAATAAAGCATGCCATAGAGAGGATGGTTAAGGCTATAGCCACACCTGATAAGCTACCAAGAGTGAGCTTTTTGCGGCCTGAAGCGTCAATAAGATAGATTCCAAGAATTGTGCCACCGGCATTCAAGCCAGAAACAATAAGGGACAAGAACAATGCAGCATCGTTTGATTTAAACCCAGCTAATTGGATGATTATTGGACTATAATACAAGACAATGCTAATACCGGTAAATTGCTGGAATGCTTGAAGTCCAGCCCCACATATAAATGCAACTCTAATTTCTTTTAGCTTGAACACATCACTGTAGTTAACTTTGACCTTATTTTTCTGTTCTTTCTCCAAGTGAAATTCTAGAATCTCAATCTCATCTTCTAAACGAGGTGATGGGTAAATCTTGGATAGAACATTAGCGGCTGCTTCTTTCTTATTCTGTaggtgaaagaaaaaaaaattcacataCAAGAAGAATAACAATGCATTTAAAACATGTTTTACATGTATTGACATGTATAGGTTTTACCTTAAAATAGAGCCATCTTGGGGATTCAGGGAGGAAGATCATAAAAACTAATTGGACCACTGCAGGAGAGCCTGCAACCCCGAGCATCCAACGCCACGTACCCGGGACCTACATGCAAAAAATGATTTTATTAGGAaactatttttaccaaaaacttAAATTGATAAGAGGAGGTGTatgaatgattatatctctaacacaTTCTTCTTCTCAAAAATTTATGATGTGTTTACCTTAATTTTTGCATATATAGgtcatttttctctttttgtttgtcTTATATTAAATTCTTTCTTTTGGAGTTAAAAAGGTTTGAATTCTAGACCTTTAAGTTAAAGAAACTATGATACCATATTGTAAAATTACTTCGCCTAAGAATTTAAGTTTaaagaaaaatacataaataattatatctctaacagATTTAATTAGATATTATAAAATTATGATTGAGTATTTAATAAGAAAAactgttattattgttgttaccCTTGTTATTAACAATCTAGTGGTGGTTAGCAAATTATGTATGCTTACCTTTGTCAAGCCATAATTGATGACAAATGACAGAAATTGTCCACCGGTAATCATAAGAGCATTGAAGCCAACTAATCCTCCTCTTATTTCAGATGGTGATATTTCTGCAATATAAACTGGAGCAGTAACGGAAGCCGCACCAACACCAAGGCCAACCAAAAAACGGCCTATTATAATAACATAAGGATTTGGTGCAATGGCCATAATAAGTGATCCTACGGCAAAACAAAAATCTGCCACTACAATAGCCATCTTACGCCCTAAAGCATCATTAATGTAACCGCCAATGGTAGCACCAAATATTGCACCAACCAAGGCCATAGCAACAATAAGTTCCTGCAAATATGAACACATAAATACACACAAatatataaaacataaaaataaaaagtaaagtcTATGGTTATTATTATGATGACTACGGTGGCTATCaaatttaaaagtattatttgataataaaaaatattattttaaagttTACAATACTTTACCAAAATTAAAGTTACTGTGTAGACGCCATAACAATAGATATCATATTATGCACCTAAGACCAAAACTAACATTCATGTATAGGTTActgaattcttcttcttcttttccttgccTTTTTCATAATTTTCAATCAATCCCAAAAAGCCTAGCATTGTTAAGTCTTAGTGGGTGTCTTATTCTTAATTTTAAGGTCATGTGAAGATGATATCGTAAATTATTAGATGATTTGTCATGTTTGATTAAAAGATCtaaaagattgcaattatagaagTAGCCACCTTATTTTAATAAATGCTTAATTTTTTTCAATGTTAAAAGTCTTTCCTcaattatcaaaaataaaaactttttatAGTCAAAGTGTGTGACTTAATAAACCTTTTTGCTTATTACCTGAAGAAAATAACTATTCTTGACCTGCTCGAAATCCTCTTTTATATACAAGAGGGCACCTGATATCACACCTGCATTCATTTATCGATCAAATAGAAACAAACATGAGCAATTGTGTGGGTATATAtttctaaaagaaaaatatattaaaaaaaattataaagtagtcaatattaattgattttttattgcaaaattctttttttaaatctttatctttGGAAAATTTAGAGTTTCATATTAGAATTTTGTAAAGAGTTTAAAATTCagagtttaaaatttagaattaaaaaactTATTGAAATTAGCTCTCTAATTGAActcaaatgcatatatacataccAGTATCATAGCCGAATAAAAGACCTCCAATACCAGCAGTGAGAGTAATTGCAACAATGTAAGAGTTTTGAAAAATTGATATTCTACGCTCAGGATGTTTTTCTAAGTAATTGAAACTTCCTGCTCTCACAGAAATATTCATATCTACTGCAACCATTTTAGCTTGCTCCTTGATTATCAACTATGGTTATACATACAAGATGAGACATCATTTTATAGAGAATACAAATGCTTAGTTTGGTATTCTAGTTAGTTCTCTTTTATGAAATTAGTTATATTTGAAGGCATTTTTTGTTTATTCTAGGTAAGACTGGCTAAAAATCCATCACTTGCAACAATGTACAAAtacaaaatagtaaaaaatgaAACTGATTAAAGATATTTATAACTTTTGTAGGGAAGACAACTCTTCTGTTGTTATAGCATGAggtaaaattaaataatgaaagGAAGAAGAggtttaatttgttttatttactttttttggtAAGTACTTAAACAATTACAAGGGTGTACTTGGATGGAAATATGTATGTATTTAGTTAAGGGATTTTcacttatttaaaatttaaaagtatcgTATTTATTTAAGTTACTCATTTGAAAAAACAAATTGATATTTAtgtcttatttaattttatttataaataaatctCAATAGCTAAATGagaaaatttttaatttcaaatatgcGAAAAACCCATGTGACTATGAAAGAAATTTAAATAATGAAAAATATTAAGTTCACCCCATATATATAAGAACTCAAGTCGTCTAATTAACTTAGCAAACTGACATTTCAACTTAACAAAAGATACAAcaaaatttcttgttagtcaaccGCGTCATCAAGTCCTATTATAACATGTTTATGTAATAATCTTTTTAATCTTTAGAAATGCTTGATAACTGCTTTATTGATGCACAATTTAGCCCTTACTTATTGTTATATtgaatttattttagttaaactattataaataattaattccAATTGCCAGttggtaatttttttttcaaagttagtCATTATTCATTTCATCAGATAAAATGAATACAGTGATGTCCTTTCCGTTGAATACTTTGATATTTCTCCTCGCCAAATTGCCCAGACTAGCATCGCCGTCATTGCCAGGTCCTTCTTTTCTTGCAGTCGTCGTGTTACAAGCTCACCCAGTTCCAACCACTACCACTATGGTTCTTGATTGTCATTGACTATTGACGCCGCACCGAAGTTGGAGATTTGCCAAGCCTGTTTTGCAAGGGGGCAGAGCACTAAACAGTGAAGAGCcgtctcttcttctcctctttatCTATAGCACAAGTCTTCTACATTTTGGAATTTGTCGTAGATGCGTTGGACTAGAATCCCATTGTAAGGTAGCCTCCAGATGAAGATCTTAACTTTTGGAGGGCATCACAGATCCCTTGGAATTCCTTCAATTTGGAAATAATTTGATTTAATTGCATAAACTTATCATGTTAGTACCCAATTAGGACTATTAAGTATGTGCTATTATCAGTGTGGTATCACTTAACGTGTCATATCAACAAATTTTGACATTATTATTAGTAATAGAAGTGACTAAATGACTAATATGACtagcttaaaattttttaaggacgaattttattaaaaaaaaaagttcggagaccaatttaaaaaataaattatctttGAGAGACAAATTTGACATTTTAATCGTAAACCAATACATACAAATATACACAAGTATACTATATTTTAATATACATGAGACCAATGGCAGAGCTTGAAGAAATTTTTTGAGGGACAAAAAATTGtaacataaaaattatataataatatttatattaaaataaaatttataaatataattattttaaagtttattactaatatgacaataaataaataattatatagacAAANNgtaaataagattaagaaatgaggaattataattagggaaggtagaaatatttaaagtgcgatttagagcgctaatcttaaaggtttcggcccaaaattgggccaatgagcaaaaataagtgaaccgggcctaagtgggcccaagacctaacatatataaacattagttgtgagcatttcagctcattttaccctaaaaagaagggttggggcgctgatttgagaagagagaagagaagagagaaaacctaactctctttgattttcaaaccaccataacttgagctacgaagctccgattgacgagccgtttgcggccacgcgttgctcttctcatcttctacaattctatctaagtttggtggtgagtaTTTCATTCATCTCTGCCTAGTTTttgaaattccccactgttacacgtttttaggtagttagtgttgaaatcttgtgattttgggtgtttagggatactccaacatggattctaagtgggttctatccctacttcatatgggctgaggtaagaagtgctcaaacccttgtgatttgtcattttgatgagccctaggt includes:
- the LOC107607032 gene encoding inositol transporter 1-like produces the protein MNISVRAGSFNYLEKHPERRISIFQNSYIVAITLTAGIGGLLFGYDTGVISGALLYIKEDFEQVKNSYFLQELIVAMALVGAIFGATIGGYINDALGRKMAIVVADFCFAVGSLIMAIAPNPYVIIIGRFLVGLGVGAASVTAPVYIAEISPSEIRGGLVGFNALMITGGQFLSFVINYGLTKVPGTWRWMLGVAGSPAVVQLVFMIFLPESPRWLYFKNKKEAAANVLSKIYPSPRLEDEIEILEFHLEKEQKNKVKVNYSDVFKLKEIRVAFICGAGLQAFQQFTGISIVLYYSPIIIQLAGFKSNDAALFLSLIVSGLNAGGTILGIYLIDASGRKKLTLGSLSGVAIALTILSMACFIIGHGNASQVYAWLAIVGLALYIIFFAPGMGPVPWAVNSEIYPEEYRGICGGMSATVNWICSVIMSISFLSVVDAIGLGGSFMILLGVTMVAIVFVIIYMPETKGLTFEEVSNIWKEKAYGKDKNDISLVEKTNT